The stretch of DNA tatttaattaaagaatcAATACTTACAATTCCCATTGTAttctttacaaaattatttaatctttCCTCCTTTGCTTTATGAAGAATCTGCTTCACAACCAGACCACCCAAACTGCAAACAATAGGAAAGCACACATACAAAACAAAGTGAGGTAAAGTTTGAATAAACAAATAACTTGGTGACTAAAagacatttgaaaaaaaatgcaatttacACGACATATATAGATAAATAGACAATTAATTTTGTCATTGTCCAAAAGGACTTCTAGGCTAAACTCTATACTGAAAGATAAAAGCAGTTACAGCTGGGACACAAACCACAAAAATACTTGTCACCACATGTGCTTAATACATACAAAGTGACGTCTACATCCATCAACCTCACAACAATTCTTTCcaaaaatagaacaaaataGATTACATACCAACACGTACAGGTACTAATGTGTTCTGCATCTTTTTTGCTACTTCTATTTCAAAGCAAGGTGTACAAGTATGTGACatgtttatatttatcaatatttatcaaaaaaaaaaatgttgcaaACTAAAACTCTGTATGATCGTGAATCATcatgatattaaatttttaaatttaaaacccTTCTGTATATAACCACTAACGAAAGTAACCTCAAGATTTTGCGGTGGTGCCATTGAAAGAGTGATTGAAGAACAAATTATGATTAAAGCATGCCTTAAATATGAGTTAGGTCCTATAACGTACCTACTTTTTCCTATTtcagtattttaaatttttttaaatagtccTTACATgtgatattcaattttttagCATTAGTCCTTGTCATTAAACAGGGTTACTATTAACGGTTGGTGTGGCTAAAGATTCAGGgacaaagaaattgaaataaaaaaaataaaaaaaaggcatGCTTACAtggataaaactaaaaattgtaCAAAGAGATTGTCAGTACAAGATATCTGAATTAGCTGTTAATGAAAACCAAGTATAGGCAGAAACTAAAATGCCAAAGAATTGAATATTGCaggaaaattttaagaaaatagttTTAGAAGAAGATACAACAATGTAACAGTTCATTAGATGGATTGATACACTAAAAGCATATCAAACCAAAAAAACATTAAGATGATATACCTGAAAACAAGCAATAATCAAGTGAGATGCATGAATTCCCTAATCTAACAGTTCATGATTGCTTagatacacacacacacacacacacacacacacacacatatacatatatagataTTAGGAAGCTAGACTAACCTGTGAGTAACAAAAACAACAGGTCGATCCCCAATTCCTGCAGCAACAAGCTTCTCCAATAGCATAGAACTAACCTCCtgcaaatttcaaaataaacaagtaTATCATCAACTACAAAACAAAGAGGCCTGGCAGTAGGTAAGTGAAAGGAAAGTATTGGTATGGATGCAAGAGAAATTGTCAACTACAACCATATGCAGGGAGGAATTTCAGTATTTGATTGTAGATCTATAAATGTATAGTTTAGAGAATTTTAAGAGCTATGATACGTGACCCTAATAGGCAAACCAGAAACATGAAAATATTCATCCACAAAATCTCACTTAGTAAGAGTTCATTTAAGCACAGCTTTCATTGACAGTCATTTAAGTACAGGTTAAATGTTAGTATGATGTCtgtatttatatttcataaaatggtaACAATACTGATCATACAATCTGTGTAATGGTGCTTCAGCCCCCAGGCACGAAGATGTGAAAATTGCAATTTGCAAGTCTGTATGGTAATGCAGGTCGAAATGACTGTAgcattaaaaattgataaatttctTTAACCTTAACGAGACTCGTATAGTATGAAGACCCCATATCCGTTTTTATAAATTCAAGTATCAGCAACCTCCTATATGACTAAGAAGCAGAGCATGGTAGAGAAATAAAAGCTAATGCTGTTTCtggataataaataatgagGTGTTTTAAAATTGTAACCTGAAGAGGCAAGCTAGCTCCTGACCACTGTGTGAGATTAGTCTGCATAAAGCATTCACCTAAAGAGTTAGATGGAGGTAAAGGGAACCACGCATGAAACAAACTCTAGAAAAGGTGATAGAACTAACATCACAAAAAGAATGCAATTCATATCCCAAACATCTCATCTTACTAAGGCAAATATGCCCCAACTTTACTAAGGCAAACCTTGTATTTTAGGGTAAATAACCGAGCCTCCGGAAAATCGCTAGAAAGCCATTCACCAGGCCAAAAGGTTCCAAGCTTTCCTGCTTCCTCGTCAACCTTCTCCACCAAATGTGATGCAGTTGAAGATTTTTCCTCAGCTATACGCCAAGTTTTGTAAGGCCCACCACGGAGCCCATGGACAAAAACTATGTCTAGTGGAGGCAAATTTCTATCTCGGTTGATTTTAGTTGAATCATTAGAAATAGAGCAGTTGCTGTTATTCAAGGATTCTGTTCCATTGTCAGTATCAGCAGAAGGAGCCAGAGATATACTTGAGAATGATTCTTGTTGATCTGTTTCTTTGGGACATTTCCAGTGGGGAAGATGagaatttattaataatatcatgtCATCATAGCGAGGACATGCATTCCTATAACTTTTTACACCACCGTCAGAAGGACCTCCACTTCCACTCCTTCCATTATTAGGCTGGTTATTGCAAAACACATTTAAAAGTGCTGCCCTAGCATAGCTTTGCATTTTAAGATCATTGCAACCTGGAATTCGCCCATTAGCACAATCATCAAGCCATTTGCACCATGTTTCATCAGCTGTGATGACCTTCTTGACTTTGGGAAGCAGTGAGAGGATGGTCAACAGCCGAGCTGCATGCTTGCGGATATGAGCAGTGGGTGGAACTCGGACACTAGCTGAATTATACACATCTGATACAGGTGGTTTGCCATCTACATTTGATATCCGCTCCTTCCCCTCATGTGCTCTAGATGATGCATCATAAGCCTCAATAGCAGCCAGTTTCTCATAATCATCACTCAACATAAAGCGCCTCAGCAAACATAAAATCCCAAAATCAACTATCATGTCCTGACAAGCAGAATCTTCAGCACAAACTTCGGTCAGAGCTTTAATTCCTTTCAGCGTTGCCACAGCAGAATCTGCAGCATCTAATTTAGggaaattatctttttttaaatttttaaatggtCCAGCTAAAGGTTCCAGAGACAGAAAATCTGCCAGTGGGGATGCATCCCCAGAATTAGATGCAACTCCCATTCTTTTAGCTGCGAGATTAACAACAGCAGTGGACAGTTGATTGGCAACTTGTGCAGCAGAAGCAATATTCGCATTATTGATTAAGGTCTGCAAAAGGTTAACACAGCTAAAATGTGCATCAAAAGAAGACTTGGAATTGAAGTAGCACTATCAGATGTTGTGAAAGGTCATTTAGATAGaatgagaaaaaatatttgcataCCTTTACATTATCACTTTTTGGTTGACTGGTTCCATTATCATTTGATTTCTTGATAGAACTATGCACTTTAGATAGCATCACGGCTAACCATCCTTGAGAAAGTGGTACAGATATTGGACCGTAGTCTTCCATGATCTGAGAAAGAATCTTTATGGCTGAAGACCGTATAGTATCAGAGGAAAATGTTCCAAAAACCCAAGGTACAAGAATGCCTGACCATTTTTGACCCTCTTCAAGCGACAAGTGCAGCTCTCCAGTACAAAGTAGCTCTAATGCCTTCGCCATTGCTTCTTGCACCTGCTTATGTTTTGTCATCTGTTTGGCGATTTCTCTCATTGGGTTAAGACCATTCTCCATCAGTATATTCTGCACTGCAGGGCTCCTCTCAACAGATAAGAGAAGAGCAGATAAAGCTACATTAGCCAAAGAAACATCTTCATTCTTGGATGCCTGAGATATAGTAGAAAGAATACTCGAAGCCCATTCAGAAATAGATTCATTCAAAGGTGTATTGCGATCTTCTAATAGCAACCGCACCACCAAACTTGCATGCCATTTTACAGATCTCTCGGGTGCCATTAAAGCAGCCATGACTGCCTGTCCATCTCGATCCAGTTCCTGAATATGTGTTCTATTTGATTCCGATGCTGTTGCCCAATTTGCTAATGCCCATGTGGCAAAAGGAACAGCAACATGTTCACAGTGCAAATCGTCCCAGAGACCAGGAACAACAGAAGAGGATACATGATTTTGTTGCCGAGAATTGTCGTACTTATTTTGATATGTGATAGTTTTAGGAGTTTGATGCTTCAATTCTTCACTATAGGAATCACTGCTGGTCCTTGAAAGCCCTAAAACAGAGGTACCTTCAAGTATCTTGATCCCAATCCCTTTCTTTCCTGTCCCACCACCATCATCCTCACCTTCAGGTGGCTCATCCAACTGCAAACACCCTTCCTCAATTACTTGTAGGGCAGCAGCGATGTCTCTAGTCTCAGCATTTCCAGGCAATGATGGGTTAAAAGACACGTCTTGTGCATTGTCACAGCTGGACGTAACAATATCCATAATGGCAGCCACAAGCATGCTCCTGCCTTTCAAAGAATCAGAAATATCAAATGCACTACGTCTTGAATGCTGCTGCCACAAAAATTTGCATAATGTCACCAATgccagaataaaaaaaaagacactATCGTCAACATCTTCAATGAAGCTTGCATTTATATAATAGATCTAGAATAGCCACAGCACTAAGAGAACAATAGCTCTACTGTGATACACTCGCTTTCTCTTCTATCCTATCATATCACTTATCACATTTGTTACTTACTCtcccttttctttttacttGCTCTCTTCTTTCCCACCTACAAACCCCCCACCCCCGGGTCCCCAATTGGGGGTACGTTCATCACTACCCCTAAGAAAATACAAgctaaaaacaaaacaatgatcAGATTTTGGCATACATCATTTCAAACGCAACAACATTATGTTAAACAGGAGATCTGAAATATACAAAAGGACGGTCATACACTTTATTCTAGGCACGCTGTGCATgaaagatagttcaaaagacaTCTCCAAGGATTGCATATAACTTCTCAGTCTTCTTACAAAATATCCTCaatgaataaataaacaaactaaATGTATTTATTGAGAAGTACAACATTTAATATATTCGCAACCGAAATACGTGATACTATTCGTTTAATCTTTCATCACATTTAAGAGATTAAACCCTATTTATGAGACAAGAGGCTCTATAATCAAGCAAACTAGGAATAAAGTCCAATTGATTGCTCAGTTTGCAAATGCGAATGCAAAATAAGCGAGCACAACAACTCACACAGAAAGAGCAATTAACAAAAGGAATCATTTACCTTCTTATTCTTAGAACGCCGAGGCTGACACGAAAAGATGAACCTCAGAAGATTCGGAACCGCGTGAGGTCTCCCAAGCACCGCCGCAGACACGTTAGGGTCCGCAATGAGATAAGCAAGCGCCCTGGCGGACTCCGCCTGAgtgccgccgccgccgccgccttCTTTTGTCACGGCCTCCAGCAGCCAGTCCACGACAGCGCCGCCACCGGCCCCAACGATCGAGGCTCTACGGCCGGAGTTCGCGGCAGCGATATCGGCGAGCAAGGCCGCGACGCGAATCTCGAATCCGGAGCGCACCTCATGGTTTGCTGACGACAGCACCGAGCACAGAGAGTGCCAGAGGACCGCAGCCGCGACGCCCGTGCGCCTGGCGTGGTGGAAAAACCGGTCGAAGGAGTCCGCCGCCTTGCGCGTGGCGTTCTCGGCTCTCTCGTAGAGAAGATTGGGTTCTCCGCCGCGATCGGAGTGGTGGCGGACGTAGTCGGAGTTGAGGATGGCGGCGGAGGTGAGaatggcggcggcggcggagAGCGCGACGACGGGAGCACGAGAGGAAGAATGCTGAGCGATAGGAGAGAGCTTGTGGCTGCGATCGTGGATTGCTGCAATTTGAGAATTCTCTACGCTTTTCTTCGTTGAATTGCAAGTTTTTGTCGAAGAAGAAATGGTtcgaggaagatggtggcgaaGAAGTGATCGCGTTCTGTTACAGATTcgaaacattttattttaatttttataattatttttggtttCGCGTATTGCGAAGAGAAGGGATGAGAAAGAGAAGACTCGAAGATGATTTAGAAGGTGGAAGCGGCGAGTATGGCGGGAGCATATCTTGCACT from Vigna unguiculata cultivar IT97K-499-35 chromosome 8, ASM411807v1, whole genome shotgun sequence encodes:
- the LOC114194412 gene encoding uncharacterized protein LOC114194412 isoform X3, coding for MLVAAIMDIVTSSCDNAQDVSFNPSLPGNAETRDIAAALQVIEEGCLQLDEPPEGEDDGGGTGKKGIGIKILEGTSVLGLSRTSSDSYSEELKHQTPKTITYQNKYDNSRQQNHVSSSVVPGLWDDLHCEHVAVPFATWALANWATASESNRTHIQELDRDGQAVMAALMAPERSVKWHASLVVRLLLEDRNTPLNESISEWASSILSTISQASKNEDVSLANVALSALLLSVERSPAVQNILMENGLNPMREIAKQMTKHKQVQEAMAKALELLCTGELHLSLEEGQKWSGILVPWVFGTFSSDTIRSSAIKILSQIMEDYGPISVPLSQGWLAVMLSKVHSSIKKSNDNGTSQPKSDNVKTLINNANIASAAQVANQLSTAVVNLAAKRMGVASNSGDASPLADFLSLEPLAGPFKNLKKDNFPKLDAADSAVATLKGIKALTEVCAEDSACQDMIVDFGILCLLRRFMLSDDYEKLAAIEAYDASSRAHEGKERISNVDGKPPVSDVYNSASVRVPPTAHIRKHAARLLTILSLLPKVKKVITADETWCKWLDDCANGRIPGCNDLKMQSYARAALLNVFCNNQPNNGRSGSGGPSDGGVKSYRNACPRYDDMILLINSHLPHWKCPKETDQQESFSSISLAPSADTDNGTESLNNSNCSISNDSTKINRDRNLPPLDIVFVHGLRGGPYKTWRIAEEKSSTASHLVEKVDEEAGKLGTFWPGEWLSSDFPEARLFTLKYKTNLTQWSGASLPLQEVSSMLLEKLVAAGIGDRPVVFVTHSLGGLVVKQILHKAKEERLNNFVKNTMGIVFYSCPHFGSKLADMPWRMGFVLRPAPTIGELRSGSQKLIELNDYIRHLHKKGLVDVLSFCETKVTPIVEAYGGWAFRTEIVPIESAYPGFGDLVVLESTDHINSCKPVSRSDPSYTETLKFLQRLKTCLDSAYTSGEELS
- the LOC114194412 gene encoding uncharacterized protein LOC114194412 isoform X2, producing MFRICNRTRSLLRHHLPRTISSSTKTCNSTKKSVENSQIAAIHDRSHKLSPIAQHSSSRAPVVALSAAAAILTSAAILNSDYVRHHSDRGGEPNLLYERAENATRKAADSFDRFFHHARRTGVAAAVLWHSLCSVLSSANHEVRSGFEIRVAALLADIAAANSGRRASIVGAGGGAVVDWLLEAVTKEGGGGGGTQAESARALAYLIADPNVSAAVLGRPHAVPNLLRFIFSCQPRRSKNKKHSRRSAFDISDSLKGRSMLVAAIMDIVTSSCDNAQDVSFNPSLPGNAETRDIAAALQVIEEGCLQLDEPPEGEDDGGGTGKKGIGIKILEGTSVLGLSRTSSDSYSEELKHQTPKTITYQNKYDNSRQQNHVSSSVVPGLWDDLHCEHVAVPFATWALANWATASESNRTHIQELDRDGQAVMAALMAPERSVKWHASLVVRLLLEDRNTPLNESISEWASSILSTISQASKNEDVSLANVALSALLLSVERSPAVQNILMENGLNPMREIAKQMTKHKQVQEAMAKALELLCTGELHLSLEEGQKWSGILVPWVFGTFSSDTIRSSAIKILSQIMEDYGPISVPLSQGWLAVMLSKVHSSIKKSNDNGTSQPKSDNVKTLINNANIASAAQVANQLSTAVVNLAAKRMGVASNSGDASPLADFLSLEPLAGPFKNLKKDNFPKLDAADSAVATLKGIKALTEVCAEDSACQDMIVDFGILCLLRRFMLSDDYEKLAAIEAYDASSRAHEGKERISNVDGKPPVSDVYNSASVRVPPTAHIRKHAARLLTILSLLPKVKKVITADETWCKWLDDCANGRIPGCNDLKMQSYARAALLNVFCNNQPNNGRSGSGGPSDGGVKSYRNACPRYDDMILLINSHLPHWKCPKETDQQESFSSISLAPSADTDNGTESLNNSNCSISNDSTKINRDRNLPPLDIVFVHGLRGGPYKTWRIAEEKSSTASHLVEKVDEEAGKLGTFWPGEWLSSDFPEARLFTLKYKTNLTQWSGASLPLQEVSSMLLEKLVAAGIGDRPVVFVTHSLGGLVVKQILHKAKEERLNNFVKNTMGIVFYSCPHFGSKLADMPWRMGFVLRPAPTIGELRSGSQKLIELNDYIRHLHKKGLVDVLSFCETKVTPIVEAYGGWAFRTEIVPIESAYPGFGDLVVLESTDHINSCKPVSRSDPSYTETLKFLQRLKTCLDSAYTSGEELS
- the LOC114194412 gene encoding uncharacterized protein LOC114194412 isoform X1, whose product is MFRICNRTRSLLRHHLPRTISSSTKTCNSTKKSVENSQIAAIHDRSHKLSPIAQHSSSRAPVVALSAAAAILTSAAILNSDYVRHHSDRGGEPNLLYERAENATRKAADSFDRFFHHARRTGVAAAVLWHSLCSVLSSANHEVRSGFEIRVAALLADIAAANSGRRASIVGAGGGAVVDWLLEAVTKEGGGGGGTQAESARALAYLIADPNVSAAVLGRPHAVPNLLRFIFSCQPRRSKNKKQHSRRSAFDISDSLKGRSMLVAAIMDIVTSSCDNAQDVSFNPSLPGNAETRDIAAALQVIEEGCLQLDEPPEGEDDGGGTGKKGIGIKILEGTSVLGLSRTSSDSYSEELKHQTPKTITYQNKYDNSRQQNHVSSSVVPGLWDDLHCEHVAVPFATWALANWATASESNRTHIQELDRDGQAVMAALMAPERSVKWHASLVVRLLLEDRNTPLNESISEWASSILSTISQASKNEDVSLANVALSALLLSVERSPAVQNILMENGLNPMREIAKQMTKHKQVQEAMAKALELLCTGELHLSLEEGQKWSGILVPWVFGTFSSDTIRSSAIKILSQIMEDYGPISVPLSQGWLAVMLSKVHSSIKKSNDNGTSQPKSDNVKTLINNANIASAAQVANQLSTAVVNLAAKRMGVASNSGDASPLADFLSLEPLAGPFKNLKKDNFPKLDAADSAVATLKGIKALTEVCAEDSACQDMIVDFGILCLLRRFMLSDDYEKLAAIEAYDASSRAHEGKERISNVDGKPPVSDVYNSASVRVPPTAHIRKHAARLLTILSLLPKVKKVITADETWCKWLDDCANGRIPGCNDLKMQSYARAALLNVFCNNQPNNGRSGSGGPSDGGVKSYRNACPRYDDMILLINSHLPHWKCPKETDQQESFSSISLAPSADTDNGTESLNNSNCSISNDSTKINRDRNLPPLDIVFVHGLRGGPYKTWRIAEEKSSTASHLVEKVDEEAGKLGTFWPGEWLSSDFPEARLFTLKYKTNLTQWSGASLPLQEVSSMLLEKLVAAGIGDRPVVFVTHSLGGLVVKQILHKAKEERLNNFVKNTMGIVFYSCPHFGSKLADMPWRMGFVLRPAPTIGELRSGSQKLIELNDYIRHLHKKGLVDVLSFCETKVTPIVEAYGGWAFRTEIVPIESAYPGFGDLVVLESTDHINSCKPVSRSDPSYTETLKFLQRLKTCLDSAYTSGEELS